One Nerophis ophidion isolate RoL-2023_Sa linkage group LG06, RoL_Noph_v1.0, whole genome shotgun sequence genomic region harbors:
- the tmem201 gene encoding transmembrane protein 201 isoform X1, producing METLNDFVQQYPQVLCSATAFVAGGALIYKLANRKKPLNVKVNCWFCNQDTVVPYGNRNCWDCPNCDQYNGFQDNGDYNKPIPAQYTEDLNHGVSGSLPAQASPGKLQWVNSKMLLCRKCNHNQSTKIKLLSSFMPKDDGNYDEEIDAYKCHLEEHYKLCRPCQAAVDYYIKYQNRQLRTVLLSNPLKRTQDSLKGFIKGYFSSSCPLGVVLLRCLATLMCAFLLTTSVYPPADQPAASSGELNLPKPSTQNASDSSHKSDGGLLELLPSALVDYTKILWLYGQANQMVVVCVGVSTCLTGVLLAGPARLRRIDAVSSVLWFLVLCWHMVAEFVGIDESSWMDTTKHIITAICCIVSFAAAIATRNPLGQRRGKYRRYLSGSSAQSLNNQPTLLTPEMIRSFVPSPPPNISKLVNQQKATPKHKDRLCSLPRRLSSALCLGTISTFTRTDSGYLFSGSKPGSLYKDSPSSDYFSMKSCSRPSSPGPSPTPSIDGSGTSSLSSARQRRPLISPARFNLNCQKPPKLYSIDTESTFKSPVVSSSHFLPADQTSVYSGRGRISPDMSLFPSQSDLASMREDGGMKANESSSSGSLTCLVGTTTPMPENSAPSQNVKTGQVWMLLLFASLSTNLLFAGLWMFYS from the exons ATGGAAACGTTAAACGATTTTGTCCAACAATATCCCCAAGTGCTGTGCAGCGCTACGGCGTTTGTGGCGGGTGGCGCGCTCATCTACAAGCTTGCTAACAG GAAGAAGCCCCTGAATGTTAAGGTCAACTGCTGGTTCTGCAACCAGGACACTGTAGTTCCGTATGGCAACAGGAACTGCTGGGACTGTCCGAATTGTGACCAGTACAATGGCTTCCAGGAC AACGGGGACTACAACAAACCCATTCCGGCCCAGTACACAGAAGATCTGAACCATGGCGTGTCTGGTAGTCTTCCTGCCCAAGCATCTCCTGGTAAACTGCAATGGGTCAACTCTAAGATGCTCCTATGCAGGAAGTGCAATCACAACCAGTCAACTAAGATCAAGCTGTTGTCTTCATTCATGCCTAAGGATGAC ggCAACTATGACGAGGAGATTGACGCATACAAGTGTCACTTGGAGGAACACTACAAGCTGTGCAGGCCATGTCAGGCAGCAGTGGACTACTACATCAAGTATCAGAATCGCCAGCTGAGGACCGTTCTGCTCAGCAATCCGCTTAAACGCACCCAAGATTCTCTTAAGGGCTTTATAAAG GGTTATTTCTCTTCCTCTTGTCCTCTTGGGGTGGTACTCCTGCGATGCCTCGCCACACTCATGTGTGCTTTCCTCCTTACTACATCTGTCTATCCACCTGCCGACCAGCCAGCAGCATCAAGTGGAGAGCTGAATCTTCCCAAACCCTCCACCCAAAATGCGTCTGACAGCAGCCATAAGAGCGACGGAGGCCTGCTGGAGCTCCTCCCATCGGCTCTTGTCGACTACACCAAGATCTTATGGCTATACGGACAAGCTAATCAGATGGTGGTCGTTTGTGTCGGTGTGTCTACATGTCTCACCGGTGTCCTCTTAGCAGGACCTGCCAG GTTAAGGAGAATCGACGCAGTGTCCTCTGTGCTGTGGTTCCTTGTTCTGTGTTGGCACATGGTGGCAGAGTTTGTGGGTATTGATGAGTCAAGCTGGATGGACACAACCAAGCACATCATCACCGCCATCTGTTGCATTGTCAGCTTTGCTGCCGCCATAGCAACGCGCAACCCGCTGGGTCAACGAAGAGGAAAATACCGAAG ATACCTCTCAGGTTCTTCAGCGCAATCCCTAAACAATCAGCCCACTCTGCTCACTCCAGAAATGATACGCTCCTTCGTCCCCTCGCCTCCTCCTAACATCTCCAAACTTGTCAACCAGCAAAAGGCTACCCCAAAACACAAGGACCGCCTTTGCTCCCTGCCTCGTCGTCTTAGCAGCGCCCTCTGCCTCGGCACTATCTCCACCTTCACCAGGACAG ATTCAGGCTACTTGTTTAGTGGAAGCAAGCCAGGCTCACTCTACAAAGACTCCCCTTCCTCAG ACTACTTTTCAATGAAGTCGTGTAGTCGCCCATCATCGCCTGGACCCTCGCCGACTCCCTCAATTGACGGCTCGGGGACTTCCAGCTTGAGTTCGGCCAGACAACGTCGACCTCTCATAAGCCCGGCGCGCTTCAACCTCAACTGCCAGAAACCACCAAAGCTCTACTCAATCGATACAGAGTCCACATTCAAGTCCCCGGTGGTGTCCTCGTCGCATTTTCTTCCTGCAGACCAGACTTCTGTTTACAGTGGACGTGGACGCATTTCACCTGACATGTCCCTATTCCCGAGTCAGAGTG ATTTGGCTTCGATGCGCGAAGACGGCGGCATGAAGGCAAACGAGAGCAGCTCCTCGGGGTCTTTAACTTGTCTGGTTGGCACGACCACACCGATGCCAGAAAACAGCGCCCCCTCTCAGA ACGTGAAGACAGGTCAAGTTTGGATGCTGCTTTTATTCGCCAGCCTGAGCACCAACCTGCTGTTTGCCGGCCTCTGGATGTTTTACAGCTGA
- the tmem201 gene encoding transmembrane protein 201 isoform X2, which produces METLNDFVQQYPQVLCSATAFVAGGALIYKLANRKKPLNVKVNCWFCNQDTVVPYGNRNCWDCPNCDQYNGFQDNGDYNKPIPAQYTEDLNHGVSGSLPAQASPGKLQWVNSKMLLCRKCNHNQSTKIKLLSSFMPKDDGNYDEEIDAYKCHLEEHYKLCRPCQAAVDYYIKYQNRQLRTVLLSNPLKRTQDSLKGFIKGYFSSSCPLGVVLLRCLATLMCAFLLTTSVYPPADQPAASSGELNLPKPSTQNASDSSHKSDGGLLELLPSALVDYTKILWLYGQANQMVVVCVGVSTCLTGVLLAGPARLRRIDAVSSVLWFLVLCWHMVAEFVGIDESSWMDTTKHIITAICCIVSFAAAIATRNPLGQRRGKYRRSDSRR; this is translated from the exons ATGGAAACGTTAAACGATTTTGTCCAACAATATCCCCAAGTGCTGTGCAGCGCTACGGCGTTTGTGGCGGGTGGCGCGCTCATCTACAAGCTTGCTAACAG GAAGAAGCCCCTGAATGTTAAGGTCAACTGCTGGTTCTGCAACCAGGACACTGTAGTTCCGTATGGCAACAGGAACTGCTGGGACTGTCCGAATTGTGACCAGTACAATGGCTTCCAGGAC AACGGGGACTACAACAAACCCATTCCGGCCCAGTACACAGAAGATCTGAACCATGGCGTGTCTGGTAGTCTTCCTGCCCAAGCATCTCCTGGTAAACTGCAATGGGTCAACTCTAAGATGCTCCTATGCAGGAAGTGCAATCACAACCAGTCAACTAAGATCAAGCTGTTGTCTTCATTCATGCCTAAGGATGAC ggCAACTATGACGAGGAGATTGACGCATACAAGTGTCACTTGGAGGAACACTACAAGCTGTGCAGGCCATGTCAGGCAGCAGTGGACTACTACATCAAGTATCAGAATCGCCAGCTGAGGACCGTTCTGCTCAGCAATCCGCTTAAACGCACCCAAGATTCTCTTAAGGGCTTTATAAAG GGTTATTTCTCTTCCTCTTGTCCTCTTGGGGTGGTACTCCTGCGATGCCTCGCCACACTCATGTGTGCTTTCCTCCTTACTACATCTGTCTATCCACCTGCCGACCAGCCAGCAGCATCAAGTGGAGAGCTGAATCTTCCCAAACCCTCCACCCAAAATGCGTCTGACAGCAGCCATAAGAGCGACGGAGGCCTGCTGGAGCTCCTCCCATCGGCTCTTGTCGACTACACCAAGATCTTATGGCTATACGGACAAGCTAATCAGATGGTGGTCGTTTGTGTCGGTGTGTCTACATGTCTCACCGGTGTCCTCTTAGCAGGACCTGCCAG GTTAAGGAGAATCGACGCAGTGTCCTCTGTGCTGTGGTTCCTTGTTCTGTGTTGGCACATGGTGGCAGAGTTTGTGGGTATTGATGAGTCAAGCTGGATGGACACAACCAAGCACATCATCACCGCCATCTGTTGCATTGTCAGCTTTGCTGCCGCCATAGCAACGCGCAACCCGCTGGGTCAACGAAGAGGAAAATACCGAAGGTCAGACTCTCGGCGCTGA